In Candidatus Kaistella beijingensis, a genomic segment contains:
- a CDS encoding four helix bundle protein: MISDFTEMPVWQKAMDIAEKCFEISEDLPRKEDYALTSQLRRSAESISANIAEGFGRRTSKDKTLFYDISRGSAFETKSHLIYGVRVKYFTEKEYVKIKFVIEEVVHELNKITNHLLRN; encoded by the coding sequence ATGATTAGTGATTTTACAGAAATGCCGGTTTGGCAAAAAGCAATGGATATTGCTGAGAAGTGCTTTGAAATATCCGAAGACTTACCAAGAAAAGAAGATTATGCTCTCACTTCACAATTGAGACGTTCTGCAGAAAGTATATCGGCAAATATTGCAGAAGGATTTGGAAGAAGAACTTCAAAAGACAAAACGCTTTTTTATGATATTTCGAGGGGTTCTGCATTTGAAACCAAAAGTCATTTAATTTATGGTGTCCGTGTAAAATATTTCACAGAAAAAGAATATGTAAAAATTAAATTCGTAATAGAGGAAGTTGTACATGAACTCAACAAAATCACCAACCATCTTCTTAGAAACTAA
- the coaE gene encoding dephospho-CoA kinase (Dephospho-CoA kinase (CoaE) performs the final step in coenzyme A biosynthesis.) → MPKIIGLTGGIGSGKSTVAKFIEEMGFPVYYSDVRAKEIVNDDELLKKGIIELLGAKAYDENGLYDRKYVAEIVFNDEELLQKLNGMIHPAVKYDFEKWVGNQTTEFVFKETALLFELKLNESCFKSVLVTADDNLRLKRVMDRDGKTYREVENVMNKQMPEKDKIKIADFVIFNNDGMDELQAETENVIRQIEKLNE, encoded by the coding sequence CTGCCTAAAATAATTGGCTTAACCGGAGGAATTGGCTCGGGAAAATCTACGGTGGCGAAATTCATTGAAGAAATGGGATTTCCTGTTTACTATTCTGATGTTCGAGCCAAAGAAATCGTGAATGATGATGAACTCTTGAAGAAAGGAATCATCGAACTTTTGGGTGCAAAAGCGTATGATGAAAATGGTTTGTACGATAGGAAATATGTTGCCGAAATTGTTTTTAATGATGAAGAGCTTTTACAGAAATTAAACGGAATGATTCACCCCGCCGTGAAATATGATTTCGAAAAATGGGTGGGAAATCAAACAACAGAATTTGTTTTCAAGGAAACTGCGCTTCTTTTTGAACTTAAATTGAACGAAAGCTGCTTTAAATCAGTTTTAGTTACAGCCGACGATAATTTACGGTTGAAAAGAGTGATGGATCGCGACGGAAAAACCTACCGAGAAGTTGAAAACGTGATGAATAAACAAATGCCAGAAAAAGACAAGATCAAGATAGCGGACTTTGTGATTTTCAATAATGATGGAATGGACGAATTGCAAGCTGAAACCGAGAATGTTATTCGCCAAATCGAAAAGCTGAATGAGTAA
- the paaD gene encoding 1,2-phenylacetyl-CoA epoxidase subunit PaaD, whose translation MLNLLEILKTIPDPEIPVINIVELGIVRGAKMISENEAEIVITPTYSACPAMFNIEEDIIKLFKEKGISAKVITKISPVWTTDWITDEAREKLRAYGITPPEKGAHEDHLNVPKKCPRCGSENTNQISRFGSTLCKASYQCNDCLEPFDYFKCH comes from the coding sequence TTGTTAAATTTATTAGAAATATTAAAAACCATTCCCGATCCCGAAATTCCCGTAATCAACATTGTGGAACTCGGGATTGTTCGTGGTGCGAAAATGATTTCGGAAAACGAGGCCGAAATTGTGATTACTCCAACTTATTCCGCTTGTCCTGCGATGTTCAATATTGAGGAAGACATCATTAAACTTTTTAAAGAAAAAGGAATTTCTGCAAAAGTCATCACCAAAATTTCACCGGTTTGGACCACCGATTGGATTACAGACGAAGCCCGTGAAAAACTTCGCGCTTATGGAATTACACCACCCGAAAAGGGAGCGCACGAGGACCATTTAAATGTTCCAAAAAAATGTCCAAGATGCGGTTCGGAAAACACCAATCAAATCAGCCGTTTCGGTTCAACGCTTTGCAAAGCGAGTTATCAATGTAATGATTGTTTGGAACCTTTTGATTATTTCAAATGTCATTGA
- a CDS encoding 3-hydroxyacyl-CoA dehydrogenase NAD-binding domain-containing protein, with the protein MGIGIAQVASTAGCEVFLYDANSWQTEKSLLNLKSTLNKLVEKQKISAEKSKDIFNKIKFCADLAELKDCDLVIEAIIENKEIKTDVFKKLEEIVSEKCVIGSNTSSISITSLSAELKKPERFIGIHFFNPAPLMPLVEVIPGLLTEKSLAREIYALMESWGKTPVIAKDVPGFIVNRIARPFYGEALRIAEENIATPEQIDDAMRTLGNFRMGPFELMDLIGIDINFSVTKTVYADYFYDPKYKPSLLQQRMAEAKLLGRKTGKGFYEYSEGSEKPFPEKDDELYQTIFSRIISMLINEAVEAKRLGIANDEDLELAMQKGVNYPKGLLQWGFDIGYQKISDTLQKLYEEYQEERYRQSPLLRRM; encoded by the coding sequence ATGGGAATTGGGATTGCACAAGTGGCCTCCACTGCAGGTTGTGAAGTGTTTCTTTACGACGCGAATTCCTGGCAAACGGAAAAATCTCTGCTAAATTTAAAATCGACCTTAAATAAACTCGTTGAAAAACAGAAAATTTCGGCTGAAAAAAGCAAGGATATTTTTAATAAAATAAAATTCTGCGCCGATTTGGCTGAACTAAAGGATTGCGATTTAGTGATTGAAGCCATCATCGAAAACAAAGAAATCAAAACCGACGTTTTCAAAAAATTGGAAGAAATCGTTTCTGAAAAATGTGTGATTGGCAGCAACACTTCTTCTATTTCTATTACTTCACTTTCGGCAGAATTAAAAAAACCTGAAAGATTTATTGGAATCCACTTCTTTAACCCGGCTCCGTTAATGCCTTTGGTGGAAGTAATTCCCGGGCTTTTGACGGAAAAATCTCTAGCCCGAGAAATTTATGCTTTAATGGAAAGTTGGGGCAAAACTCCCGTAATCGCTAAAGATGTTCCCGGATTTATCGTGAACCGAATTGCACGACCTTTTTATGGAGAAGCGTTGAGAATCGCTGAAGAAAATATCGCTACTCCCGAACAAATCGACGATGCGATGCGGACTTTAGGAAATTTCAGAATGGGACCTTTTGAATTAATGGATTTAATTGGAATCGATATCAATTTTTCCGTGACCAAAACCGTTTACGCCGATTATTTCTACGATCCCAAATACAAACCTTCCCTACTTCAACAAAGAATGGCGGAAGCAAAATTGTTGGGAAGAAAAACCGGAAAAGGATTTTACGAATACTCGGAAGGTTCAGAAAAGCCTTTTCCTGAAAAGGATGACGAACTTTATCAAACCATTTTCAGCCGAATTATTTCAATGCTGATTAATGAAGCGGTGGAAGCAAAACGTTTGGGAATCGCGAATGATGAAGATTTGGAACTCGCCATGCAAAAAGGAGTGAATTATCCAAAAGGTTTACTGCAATGGGGATTTGATATTGGTTACCAAAAAATTTCTGATACACTTCAAAAACTATACGAGGAATATCAAGAGGAAAGATACAGACAAAGTCCGTTGCTTAGGAGAATGTAA
- the paaB gene encoding 1,2-phenylacetyl-CoA epoxidase subunit PaaB encodes MSNLDMWEVFIQTKPGLSHKHAGTVQAATAEMALQNARDVYTRRMEGTSIWVVPSKYLVTSEGVDKEAFFDPADDKLYRHPTFYEIPNDVKNM; translated from the coding sequence ATGAGCAATTTAGATATGTGGGAAGTTTTCATCCAAACAAAACCTGGACTTTCTCACAAACACGCAGGAACCGTACAAGCCGCAACCGCCGAAATGGCGCTGCAAAACGCAAGAGACGTTTATACTAGAAGGATGGAAGGAACCTCGATTTGGGTGGTTCCGAGTAAATATTTAGTGACTTCGGAAGGTGTTGACAAAGAAGCGTTTTTTGATCCTGCAGATGATAAATTGTATCGTCACCCGACTTTTTACGAAATCCCAAATGATGTGAAGAACATGTAA
- a CDS encoding PorT family protein, with amino-acid sequence MRTKLLLIMSFFCTWAFSQIKFEKGYFIDNKDVITECLIKNLDWKSNPNSFEYKISEAAKAQTATIKGIKQFEIYNGAKFVRYEVNIDRSSTDLNKLSRKKNPEFVKETVFLKELVNGKGKLYKFTEGNLTKYFYQNSDAAPEQLIYKQYQVGETDMTYNKDYISQLQNNFTCSSISNSDISKLEYKEKDLTNFFVNYNHCADPNFKLAVQNETKPKFNLNIRPRINFSSLEIFSGNTMKTYPLGNKTTFAIGLEAEYLLAFNKNKFAIIVEPTYQYYKSEATFDDSSLIGGKVIVKADYSSIELPIGIRYYMYLNTDSKLFVNAVYIVDFSLGKSIEMTRADGSPYLSYDLRSQPSLGFGIGYKYKDKYGIELRTHSKRRITSDYLMTSTNYQTTSVVFSYNLF; translated from the coding sequence ATGAGAACAAAATTACTTTTAATCATGTCGTTCTTTTGTACGTGGGCATTTTCGCAAATCAAATTTGAGAAAGGCTACTTCATTGATAACAAAGATGTGATAACTGAATGCCTTATTAAAAACCTTGACTGGAAAAGCAATCCCAATTCATTCGAATATAAAATTTCGGAAGCTGCTAAAGCCCAGACTGCAACTATAAAAGGCATCAAACAATTCGAAATATACAATGGGGCAAAATTTGTACGATATGAGGTGAATATTGACCGTTCAAGCACTGACCTAAATAAATTATCTAGGAAAAAAAATCCAGAATTTGTAAAAGAAACAGTTTTTCTTAAAGAATTAGTTAACGGGAAAGGTAAACTTTATAAATTTACTGAAGGTAACCTCACCAAATATTTCTATCAAAATTCAGATGCTGCTCCTGAACAGCTCATTTATAAGCAATATCAAGTTGGTGAAACGGACATGACTTACAACAAAGACTATATTTCACAATTGCAAAATAATTTCACCTGCTCGTCAATATCTAATTCTGATATTTCAAAATTGGAATACAAAGAAAAAGACCTCACTAATTTTTTTGTAAATTATAATCATTGCGCTGATCCTAATTTCAAGTTGGCCGTACAAAACGAGACCAAGCCTAAATTTAATTTAAATATTCGACCACGTATCAATTTTTCATCGCTGGAAATTTTTTCTGGAAATACAATGAAAACGTATCCGTTAGGAAATAAAACAACATTTGCAATTGGTTTGGAAGCAGAATATCTACTAGCCTTCAATAAAAATAAATTTGCAATTATTGTAGAGCCAACTTATCAATATTACAAATCGGAGGCTACATTTGATGATTCATCTTTAATTGGGGGAAAAGTTATTGTAAAAGCCGATTACAGTTCGATAGAATTACCAATCGGAATTAGATATTACATGTATTTAAACACAGATTCCAAATTATTTGTCAATGCCGTTTATATTGTAGATTTCTCTTTGGGAAAGTCAATAGAAATGACTAGAGCAGATGGTTCACCATATCTTTCTTATGACCTTCGTTCACAACCTTCGCTCGGTTTTGGGATTGGTTACAAGTACAAAGATAAATATGGAATTGAGTTGAGGACACACTCAAAAAGAAGAATTACAAGTGACTATTTAATGACAAGTACTAATTACCAAACAACTTCAGTCGTTTTCAGCTATAATCTTTTTTAG
- the hutI gene encoding imidazolonepropionase translates to MKLIGPFKQIVTLANLPLRGKLSDEQLEIIENGGILINSDHKIEAVDNFEKLKSENPELINSPTHQLTNSIVLPAFIDSHTHICFGGNRANDFAMRNAGKTYLEIAESGGGIWSSVQHTRNASEEDLLKTILKRINFLISLGITTIEVKSGYGLDLENELKMLRVIRKAQSLSKATLVPTCLSAHLKPRDFDGTSQDYLQYILEHILPKVKEENLAKRVDIFIEKSAFQPDESKEFLLKAKDLGFEITVHADQFTPGSSRIAVEVGAKSADHLEATIDEDIEYLAKSETVAVALPGASLGLGEKFTPARKILDKNGILAIASDWNPGSAPMGNLITQASILATFEKLSTAEVLAGITFRSAFALGLKDRGKLEKGMKADFVTFNTDNFQNVLYQQGSLKAESVYIDGEKI, encoded by the coding sequence GTGAAACTAATCGGTCCTTTCAAACAAATCGTAACTCTGGCAAACCTTCCGTTACGTGGGAAACTTTCAGATGAACAACTCGAAATCATCGAAAACGGTGGAATTTTAATCAATTCAGATCATAAAATCGAAGCCGTAGATAATTTTGAAAAACTGAAATCTGAAAATCCTGAACTCATCAACTCACCAACTCACCAACTCACCAACTCCATAGTTCTTCCCGCATTCATAGATTCCCACACCCACATTTGTTTCGGTGGAAATCGTGCCAATGATTTCGCCATGAGAAATGCCGGAAAAACCTATTTAGAAATCGCAGAAAGCGGTGGCGGAATCTGGAGTTCGGTTCAACACACGAGAAATGCGTCCGAAGAGGATCTGTTGAAAACCATTTTAAAAAGAATCAACTTTTTGATTTCTTTGGGAATTACCACTATTGAAGTAAAATCCGGCTATGGTTTGGATTTGGAAAACGAGTTGAAAATGCTTCGTGTCATCAGAAAAGCACAATCTTTAAGTAAAGCTACTTTGGTACCGACCTGTCTTTCCGCACATTTGAAACCGAGAGATTTTGACGGAACTTCGCAAGACTATCTTCAATATATTTTAGAACACATTTTACCTAAAGTCAAAGAAGAAAATCTCGCAAAACGTGTCGATATTTTCATTGAAAAATCTGCCTTTCAGCCGGATGAAAGCAAGGAATTTTTGTTGAAGGCCAAAGATTTAGGTTTTGAAATCACGGTTCATGCAGATCAATTCACGCCTGGAAGTTCTAGAATTGCGGTGGAAGTTGGTGCAAAATCTGCTGATCATTTGGAAGCGACCATTGATGAAGACATCGAATACTTGGCAAAATCCGAAACCGTTGCTGTTGCTCTTCCTGGAGCAAGTTTGGGATTGGGTGAAAAATTTACTCCCGCAAGAAAAATTCTAGACAAAAACGGAATTCTCGCCATTGCAAGCGATTGGAATCCCGGTTCTGCACCGATGGGAAATTTAATTACTCAAGCTTCGATTTTGGCGACGTTTGAAAAACTTTCCACGGCAGAAGTTTTGGCAGGAATTACGTTTCGTTCTGCTTTTGCATTAGGTTTGAAAGATCGCGGAAAATTGGAAAAAGGAATGAAGGCGGATTTTGTGACTTTTAATACTGATAATTTCCAAAACGTTCTTTATCAACAGGGAAGCCTGAAAGCGGAAAGCGTTTATATCGATGGTGAAAAAATTTAA
- the ruvB gene encoding Holliday junction branch migration DNA helicase RuvB yields MPDFLHADKENFSDEELMQEEKIRPQSFADFAGQRKTLDNLEVFVAAAKNRGGALDHVLLHGPPGLGKTTLAHIIANELGVNCKITSGPVLDKPGSLAGLLTNLEENDVLFIDEIHRLSPIVEEYLYSAMEDYKIDIMLETGPNARSVQIGLNPFTLVGATTRSGMLTKPMLARFGIQSRLEYYTVELLGMIIERSARVLGVKIYEDAALEIARRSRGTPRIANALLRRVRDFAEIKGNGEIEINITKFALNSLNVDEFGLDDMDNKIMRVMIENFRGKPVGISALATSIAENPETLEEVYEPFLIQEGFIIRTPRGREVTEKAYKHLGISRPKNLGELF; encoded by the coding sequence ATGCCCGACTTTTTACACGCAGACAAAGAGAATTTTTCCGATGAGGAACTGATGCAGGAAGAGAAAATCCGTCCGCAGAGTTTTGCAGATTTTGCAGGACAAAGAAAGACTCTGGACAATTTGGAAGTTTTCGTTGCGGCGGCGAAAAATCGTGGCGGTGCTTTGGACCACGTTCTTCTTCACGGTCCACCCGGGTTGGGAAAAACGACTTTGGCGCACATTATAGCAAATGAATTGGGAGTAAATTGCAAAATAACTTCCGGTCCTGTTTTGGATAAACCTGGAAGTTTAGCGGGATTGCTCACAAATCTTGAAGAAAACGACGTTCTTTTCATCGATGAAATTCACCGGCTTTCCCCAATTGTTGAAGAATATCTGTATTCGGCGATGGAAGATTATAAAATCGACATCATGCTCGAAACCGGTCCGAATGCGAGAAGTGTGCAGATTGGTTTAAATCCTTTTACTTTAGTTGGAGCAACCACAAGAAGCGGAATGTTGACCAAACCAATGCTCGCAAGATTCGGAATTCAAAGCAGGTTGGAATATTACACCGTGGAACTTTTGGGAATGATTATCGAAAGAAGCGCAAGAGTTTTGGGCGTGAAAATCTATGAAGATGCCGCTTTGGAAATCGCCCGAAGAAGTCGGGGAACACCGAGAATTGCAAACGCGCTTTTAAGAAGAGTCCGTGATTTTGCTGAAATAAAAGGAAACGGTGAAATTGAAATCAACATCACCAAATTTGCCTTAAACTCTTTAAATGTAGATGAATTTGGTTTGGATGATATGGACAATAAGATTATGCGCGTCATGATTGAAAACTTCCGTGGAAAACCTGTGGGAATTTCCGCATTGGCAACTTCTATCGCAGAAAATCCCGAAACTTTAGAGGAAGTTTATGAGCCGTTTTTAATTCAGGAAGGTTTCATCATCAGAACACCGAGAGGAAGGGAAGTGACGGAGAAAGCTTATAAACATTTAGGAATTTCCAGACCGAAAAATTTAGGGGAACTTTTTTAA
- a CDS encoding enoyl-CoA hydratase/isomerase family protein, translating to MYTQLQIESHFDGKLQIAYLNQPETYNSLNKVLLRELKQFVHDCSHSESVRCVAISGRGKAFCSGQNLKDAMSMNDPEEERIIQRMVIDYYNPLVNEIANCRKPVISLVNGPAVGAGAMLALICDISLATQSSYFSQAFVNIGLIPDTGGTYWLPKLLGRQQANYLAFTGKKISATEAKQIGLIADVFEDESFLTNAMGVLEQISNLPTKAIALTKKAFNESYDNSLSKQLDVEGILQQEAAETEDFREGVTAFLEKRKPNYRGR from the coding sequence ATGTACACACAGCTCCAAATAGAATCCCATTTTGACGGGAAACTTCAAATTGCCTATCTCAACCAACCCGAAACTTACAACAGTTTAAACAAAGTTTTGCTTCGTGAGCTCAAACAATTTGTTCACGATTGCAGCCATAGCGAAAGTGTGCGTTGCGTCGCTATTTCTGGACGTGGAAAAGCATTTTGTTCCGGACAAAATTTAAAAGACGCCATGTCGATGAACGATCCAGAAGAAGAGCGTATCATTCAAAGGATGGTGATCGATTATTACAATCCATTGGTGAACGAAATCGCCAATTGCAGAAAACCTGTCATTTCTCTGGTGAACGGTCCTGCTGTTGGAGCCGGCGCAATGTTGGCTTTGATTTGCGATATTTCTTTGGCAACACAATCTTCCTATTTTTCTCAGGCATTTGTGAATATTGGATTAATTCCTGATACAGGCGGAACATATTGGTTACCAAAGCTTTTGGGTCGTCAACAAGCGAATTATTTAGCTTTTACGGGAAAAAAAATATCCGCAACTGAAGCAAAACAAATAGGATTAATCGCCGATGTTTTTGAGGATGAAAGCTTTTTGACAAATGCGATGGGAGTTTTGGAACAGATTTCAAATTTGCCGACTAAAGCAATTGCATTAACCAAAAAAGCATTTAACGAATCTTATGACAATTCTTTAAGCAAACAATTGGATGTTGAAGGAATTTTACAGCAGGAAGCCGCAGAAACAGAAGATTTCCGTGAAGGAGTTACCGCTTTTTTGGAGAAGAGAAAACCGAATTATCGTGGCCGATAA
- a CDS encoding MBL fold metallo-hydrolase, with protein sequence MKLYPIQCGKFKLDGGAMFGVVPKSLWQKTNPADEKNLIELGTRSLLVEDGKKLILIDCGLGNKQDDKFFGHYSLWGDDSLDKNLKKYGFVREDITDVFLTHLHFDHCGGAIEWNDDKTGYRPAFKNAHFWTNENHWKWATEPNPREKASFLKENILPMQESGQLNFLPIPQNGNYGFAPDLKMDVIFVDGHTEKQMLPVIQYQDKTIVFAADLIPTVGHIPQVYVMGYDTRPLLTMEEKAKFLKQCVDNEYLLFFEHDAHNELASLKMTEKGVRLDEIFTMNDIFGY encoded by the coding sequence ATGAAACTCTATCCTATACAATGCGGAAAATTTAAACTAGACGGTGGCGCAATGTTCGGCGTCGTTCCAAAATCTTTGTGGCAAAAGACAAATCCCGCAGATGAAAAAAATTTAATTGAACTTGGAACCCGCTCACTCTTAGTGGAAGACGGAAAGAAACTGATTCTCATCGACTGCGGATTGGGAAATAAGCAGGATGACAAATTTTTCGGACACTATTCACTTTGGGGCGATGATTCTCTGGATAAAAATTTAAAAAAATATGGTTTCGTTCGAGAGGATATTACCGATGTTTTTTTAACACACCTTCACTTCGATCACTGCGGTGGAGCAATTGAATGGAATGACGATAAAACGGGTTACAGACCTGCCTTCAAAAATGCCCACTTCTGGACGAATGAAAACCATTGGAAATGGGCCACAGAACCAAATCCACGTGAAAAAGCCAGTTTTCTGAAAGAAAATATTTTGCCAATGCAGGAAAGCGGACAACTCAATTTCTTGCCAATTCCACAAAACGGGAACTACGGTTTTGCACCGGATTTGAAAATGGATGTAATTTTTGTGGATGGACATACCGAAAAGCAAATGCTCCCTGTGATTCAATATCAAGACAAGACCATTGTTTTTGCGGCAGATTTAATTCCGACAGTGGGTCACATTCCGCAAGTTTATGTGATGGGTTATGACACTCGTCCACTTTTGACCATGGAGGAAAAAGCGAAATTTTTGAAACAATGTGTCGATAATGAATATCTTTTATTTTTCGAACACGATGCTCACAACGAATTGGCTTCTTTAAAAATGACAGAAAAAGGAGTTCGTTTGGATGAAATTTTTACGATGAATGATATTTTTGGATATTAA
- the paaC gene encoding 1,2-phenylacetyl-CoA epoxidase subunit PaaC — protein sequence MNPLYHYLLKLADDTLIFGQRLGELCGKGPYLEEDIALTNIALDYLGQSNNLFKYAAQVQNENKTEDDLAFLRLEKEYLNCQLSELPNGDYAQTILKVYFFSVYQKLLYEVLMKSTDPTLAGIAEKSLKEVKYHYTHASTWVKMFAGGTDESKTRLQNAVHHLWEYTGGIFAETPGEKDLVKLDIVPDSKKLHEDWKAEVSKDFQNFGIEIPESEFMQKGSRTGYHTEYFGYILCELQYMQRTYPDCVW from the coding sequence ATGAATCCACTATACCACTACCTTTTAAAACTTGCAGACGACACTTTGATTTTTGGTCAAAGATTGGGGGAACTTTGCGGAAAAGGTCCTTATTTGGAAGAAGATATCGCATTGACCAACATCGCTCTCGATTATTTGGGACAAAGCAACAATCTTTTTAAATACGCCGCCCAAGTTCAAAATGAAAACAAAACCGAAGACGACTTGGCGTTTCTGCGTTTGGAGAAAGAATATTTGAATTGCCAACTCTCCGAACTTCCAAACGGTGATTATGCACAAACAATTTTGAAGGTTTATTTCTTTTCCGTTTATCAGAAATTACTTTACGAAGTATTGATGAAAAGCACCGACCCAACACTTGCCGGAATCGCTGAAAAATCTCTGAAAGAAGTAAAATACCATTACACTCATGCTTCAACTTGGGTGAAAATGTTTGCAGGGGGAACCGATGAAAGCAAAACCCGACTTCAAAATGCGGTTCATCATTTATGGGAATACACCGGTGGAATTTTTGCTGAAACTCCTGGTGAAAAAGATTTGGTAAAACTCGACATCGTTCCTGATTCCAAAAAATTGCATGAAGATTGGAAAGCTGAAGTTTCAAAGGATTTCCAAAATTTCGGCATCGAAATTCCTGAAAGCGAGTTTATGCAGAAAGGTTCCAGAACGGGTTATCACACGGAATATTTTGGTTACATTCTGTGCGAGCTTCAGTATATGCAGCGAACGTATCCGGATTGTGTTTGGTAA
- a CDS encoding PaaI family thioesterase produces the protein MTPLETAQYMLNQDEFSKWMGIKLIEVREKYCLIEMPVKKEMINGLKTVHGGVTFSLADSALAFSSNNTNEASVALNCMINFTKAVKLGDTLIAESVLISDTRKTGVYDISITNQHKVLVATFRGTVYKIERKVTDL, from the coding sequence ATGACTCCACTCGAAACCGCCCAATACATGCTCAATCAGGATGAATTCTCCAAATGGATGGGAATCAAACTCATCGAGGTTCGTGAAAAATACTGCCTGATTGAAATGCCCGTAAAAAAAGAAATGATCAACGGACTGAAAACCGTTCACGGCGGCGTGACTTTTTCTCTTGCTGATTCTGCGTTGGCTTTTTCGAGCAACAATACGAATGAAGCGTCCGTTGCTTTGAACTGTATGATTAATTTTACGAAAGCGGTGAAATTGGGCGACACTTTAATTGCGGAAAGTGTTTTGATTTCCGACACCCGAAAAACGGGAGTTTACGATATTTCGATTACGAATCAGCACAAAGTTTTGGTGGCAACTTTTCGGGGAACGGTGTATAAGATTGAGAGGAAGGTGACGGATTTATAG